In one window of Gossypium hirsutum isolate 1008001.06 chromosome A01, Gossypium_hirsutum_v2.1, whole genome shotgun sequence DNA:
- the LOC121230262 gene encoding uncharacterized protein, which yields MASFSFRDEIVDHGGKSSETQIITKMKNEDEEGEEELFEINIEAVNSIPPPHYWEAFFTATSDALLANCLLPISDLSTAIPMVSSNACTTCSKVMD from the coding sequence ATGGCTTCGTTCAGTTTCAGAGATGAAATTGTAGATCATGGAGGAAAGAGCAGCGAAACCCAGATTATAACAAAGATGAAAAATGAAgatgaagaaggagaagaagagcTTTTCGAGATCAATATCGAAGCTGTCAATAGTATCCCTCCACCACATTATTGGGAAGCTTTTTTCACTGCAACTAGCGATGCTTTACTTGCTAATTGCTTGCTACCTATATCTGATCTTTCCACTGCAATTCCTATGGTATCATCTAATGCTTGTACCACATGTTCCAAGGTGATGGATTGA
- the LOC107925671 gene encoding LOW QUALITY PROTEIN: cell division protein FtsZ homolog 2-1, chloroplastic (The sequence of the model RefSeq protein was modified relative to this genomic sequence to represent the inferred CDS: substituted 1 base at 1 genomic stop codon), with protein MVVENSEVGEVESTLKEVDQQLKNHPLSALGRQSSIYSLTLDEFQHTLCGKNFGSMNMDEFLTSIWNAEENQATNSINNNHHNNGVNEQVSNHVNLSLNETASSKGVARQSSLPRQGSLSLPAPLCRKTVDEVWSEIHKVQQGQGQSNKSNVQNAENTSTRQPTFGEMTLEDFLVKAGVVREPCVPPAVPPHSQHQQQFGLHQASNNPAVGPSFVPRPIMGMGGSGGFGGSTYQTMPPSGVLGDSXGYLNDGKGGGGYQPAAAPLSTAIFYNGKVGAAGGYGPGQAMGVVSPISPVSPDGVCTNQVDNAATQFGIEIGGLRGRKRIIDGPIEKVVERRQRRMIKNRESAARSRARKQAYTVELEAELNQLKQENTHLKQALVELERKRKQQYFEEWSMKTQTKAQKAKEKLRVMRRNLSGPLLVLPYKMATASDIRPMGVLNVLGGRVLLENPTGRLSCLKLCDGKIGFSRAGLRSIMPHLRCSTNSHSVSPYQNKDRFLNLHHEVPMLRGEGNNMITNPRKESSSGSVTEFLGDMNSSNNNNEAKIKVIGVGGGGSNAVNRMIESEMQGVEFWIVNTDVQAMKMSPVFPKHRLQIGQELTRGLGAGGNPEIGMNAAKESKESIEEALYGADMVFVTAGMGGGTGTGGAPVIAGLAKSMGILTVGIATTPFSFEGRRRTVQAQEGIAALRENVDTLIVIPNDKLLTAVSPSTPVTEAFNLADDILRQGVRGISDIITIPGLVNVDFADVRTIMANAGSSLMGIGTATGKTRARDAALNAIQSPLLDLGIERATGIVWNITGGSDLTLFEVNAAAEVIYDLVDPAANLIFGAVIDPSLSSQVSITLIATGFKNQEEGERSQAGQLAQGDTGLGINRRPSFNEGGSVDIPEFLKKKGHSRYPRA; from the exons ATGGTGGTTGAGAACTCTGAGGTTGGCGAGGTCGAGTCCACATTGAAGGAGGTGGACCAGCAGCTAAAGAATCATCCATTATCGGCCCTTGGAAGACAATCCTCAATTTATTCCCTCACTCTCGATGAGTTCCAGCACACGTTATGTGGGAAGAACTTTGGGTCGATGAACATGGACGAGTTCCTTACCAGCATTTGGAATGCTGAAGAAAACCAAGCTACAAACTCCATTAATAACAATCATCACAACAATGGTGTAAATGAACAGGTTAGCAATCATGTTAACTTATCTTTGAATGAAACAGCAAGCAGTAAAGGTGTAGCTAGGCAGTCTAGCTTGCCTCGACAAGGCTCGCTTTCACTTCCGGCACCATTGTGTCGGAAAACTGTCGATGAAGTTTGGTCTGAGATACATAAAGTGCAGCAAGGACAAGGACAGAGTAACAAGAGCAATGTGCAGAATGCTGAGAATACTAGTACTCGACAACCGACTTTTGGGGAAATGACCTTGGAAGATTTCTTGGTTAAGGCAGGTGTAGTTCGGGAACCATGCGTACCACCGGCAGTACCGCCGCATTCACAACATCAACAACAGTTCGGGTTGCATCAAGCTAGCAATAACCCTGCAGTGGGTCCGAGTTTTGTTCCCAGGCCAATTATGGGAATGGGTGGCAGTGGTGGCTTTGGTGGGAGTACATATCAAACAATGCCTCCAAGTGGAGTCCTTGGTGACTCATAAGGCTATCTTAATGATGGTAAGGGGGGTGGCGGCTACCAGCCAGCTGCTGCCCCACTGTCAACAGCCATCTTTTATAACGGAAAAGTAGGTGCAGCTGGTGGCTATGGACCGGGACAGGCAATGGGAGTGGTATCACCAATAAGTCCGGTATCACCAGATGGGGTATGTACCAATCAAGTTGATAATGCAGCCACTCAATTTGGGATAGAGATAGGTGGACTACGAGGAAGGAAAAGAATCATTGATGGTCCAATAGAAAAAGTAGTCGAGAGAAGGCAACGCAGGATGATTAAGAATAGGGAATCAGCTGCAAGGTCTAGAGCTAGAAAACAG GCATATACAGTTGAGCTAGAAGCAGAATTGAACCAATTGAAACAAGAGAATACTCACCTCAAGCAGGCTTTG GTGGAACTCGAGAGGAAAAGAAAGCAACAG TACTTTGAGGAATGGTCAATGAAAACACAAACCAAAGCCCAGAAAGCTAAAGAGAAACTAAGAGTAATGAGAAGAAATCTAAGTGGTCCATTA CTAGTGCTGCCTTATAAAATGGCAACTGCTTCTGATATTAGACCAATGGGGGTACTTAATGTTCTTGGTGGGAGAGTGTTATTGGAAAATCCTACAGGCAGACTTAGCTGCCTTAAGCTCTGTGATGGGAAAATCGGGTTTTCAAGGGCCGGCCTAAGGTCTATCATGCCTCATCTTAGATGTTCCACCAATTCTCACAGTGTCAGTCCGTATCAAAACAAAGACCGTTTTCTAAACCTACATCATGAAGTTCCAATGCTTAGAGGTGAAGGGAACAATATGATAACCAATCCAAGAAAAGAGAGTTCTAGTGGAAGTGTCACCGAGTTCTTAGGAGACATGAATAGTTCAAATAATAACAATGAAGCTAAGATCAAAGTTATCGGTGTTGGTGGTGGTGGGTCAAATGCTGTTAATCGTATGATAGAGAGCGAAATGCAGGGTGTAGAATTTTGGATCGTTAACACAGATGTTCAAGCTATGAAAATGTCACCTGTCTTCCCCAAGCATCGTTTGCAAATCGGTCAGGAGCTAACTAGGGGTCTTGGTGCTGGTGGGAATCCAGAAATTGGCATGAATGCTGCGAAAGAGAGCAAAGAGTCAATAGAAGAGGCTCTTTATGGTGCTGATATGGTTTTTGTAACT GCTGGAATGGGCGGAGGAACTGGAACCGGGGGAGCTCCTGTAATTGCAGGGCTTGCGAAGTCCATGGGTATATTAACTGTCGGTATTGCCACTACCCCTTTTTCTTTTGAAGGAAGACGAAGGACTGTTCAAGCACAGGAAGGAATTGCAGCTCTAAGAGAAAATGTTGACACGCTAATTGTTATTCCAAACGACAAGTTGTTGACTGCAGTTTCCCCATCTACTCCAGTAACAGAAGCATTTAATCTGGCTGATGATATTCTTCGACAAGGTGTTCGTGGTATCTCTGATATAATTACG ATTCCAGGGCTAGTGAATGTGGACTTTGCTGATGTGCGAACTATAATGGCAAATGCAGGTTCTTCACTAATGGGGATAGGAACTGCTACTG GAAAAACAAGGGCAAGAGATGCTGCACTAAATGCAATCCAGTCACCTTTGTTAGATCTTGGTATAGAAAGAGCCACTGGAATCGTGTGGAACATAACTGGTGGAAGTGATCTAACATTGTTTGAG gTCAATGCTGCAGCTGAGGTTATATATGATCTTGTGGATCCTGCTGCCAACTTAATATTTGGAGCAGTGATAGATCCATCACTTAGtagccaa GTCAGTATAACTTTAATCGCCACGGGAtttaaaaatcaagaagaagGTGAAAGGTCTCAG GCAGGTCAACTGGCACAGGGAGATACTGGTCTTGGAATTAATCGGCGGCCTTCTTTCAATGAAGGTGGTTCAGTGGACATCCCTGAGTTCCTGAAGAAGAAAGGCCATTCACGCTACCCGAGAGCTTGA
- the LOC107925670 gene encoding pentatricopeptide repeat-containing protein At4g33170, translated as MKFEKPCTFAKLGLKDSKSLAKIIRNLAQTRQLLQGKQLHSQLISSGYPLCTFLTNHLLNMYSKCGQLDYSVKLFDKMSQRNLVSWTAMVTGFSQNLHYFEAISTFCEMRIAGENPTQFAFSSVIKACASAGLVEFGEQIHCLALKFGFGSDIFVVSNLVDMYSKCGVMVNAHNVFQEMECKDEVLWTALIDGYAKNGPFEDALSAYKNMVKEGIGIDKFVLCSTLSACAALKALNFGKCLHSVMVKKGFELEISVGNALTDMYSKVGDMESASNVFGIDSDCRNIVSCSSLIDGYVEMDRMEDALSVYVRLRRQGIEPNEFTFSSLIKACSSQAALEQGTQLHAEVIKFNFDSNPFVSSVLVDMYGKCGLLDDSIRVFDEIENATEFAWNSMLSVFAQHGLGKDAIQLFNRMKNEGVEPNAITFVSLLRGCSHSGLVEDGLSFFKAMEKTFGVMPREEHYSCVIDLLGRAGQLKEAEDFINKMPFEPNAFGWCSFLGACKIHGDKERGKLAAEKLMQLEPENSGAPVLLSNIYAKEQQWEDVRTLRKMMQDFNVKKLPGYSWVDVGNKTHIFGVEDWSHPQMKAIYDKLDALSGQIKAAGYVPSTDSIPLDVDVSVKEKILQHHSERLAIAFALISIPSGKPIIVKKNLRVCSDCHSAIKYISKLIGRKIIVRDNSRFHHFSNGLCSCGDFW; from the coding sequence ATGAAGTTTGAAAAGCCATGCACTTTTGCCAAGCTGGGACTAAAGGACTCAAAATCCTTAGCAAAAATAATTCGAAACTTAGCCCAAACTAGACAATTACTTCAAGGAAAACAACTTCATTCTCAGCTGATCTCGTCTGGGTATCCATTATGCACTTTTTTAACCAACCATCTTCTTAACATGTACTCAAAATGTGGTCAATTAGATTACTCAGTTAAACTGTTTGATAAAATGTCTCAAAGAAACTTAGTTTCTTGGACTGCTATGGTTACTGGGTTTTCTCAGAATTTACATTATTTTGAAGCCATATCTACTTTTTGTGAAATGAGAATTGCTGGGGAAAATCCGACCCAGTTTGCTTTTTCGAGTGTTATTAAGGCTTGTGCTTCTGCTGGGTTGGTTGAGTTTGGGGAGCAAATTCATTGCCTCGCATTGAAATTTGGGTTTGGGTCTGATATTTTTGTTGTTAGCAATTTGGTTGACATGTATTCAAAGTGTGGAGTTATGGTTAATGCTCATAATGTTTTCCAAGAAATGGAGTGTAAAGATGAGGTCTTGTGGACTGCTTTGATTGATGGATATGCAAAGAATGGTCCTTTCGAGGATGCATTGTCAGCTTATAAGAATATGGTTAAAGAGGGAATTGGTATTGATAAGTTTGTTCTTTGTAGCACTTTAAGTGCTTGTGCAGCATTAAAGGCTTTAAATTTTGGGAAATGTCTCCATTCAGTTATGGTGAAGAAGGGGTTTGAGTTGGAGATTTCAGTGGGAAATGCTCTTACTGATATGTACTCAAAGGTGGGAGATATGGAAAGCGCCTCAAATGTGTTTGGAATTGACTCTGATTGTAGAAATATTGTGTCATGTTCTTCATTGATTGATGGATATGTTGAAATGGATCGAATGGAGGATGCTTTAAGTGTTTATGTTCGGCTCCGGAGGCAAGGAATTGAACCTAATGAATTCACTTTCTCGAGCTTGATCAAGGCTTGTTCCAGTCAAGCTGCACTTGAGCAAGGTACACAGCTTCATGCTGAAGtgattaaattcaattttgaTAGTAACCCTTTTGTTTCTTCAGTTCTTGTTGATATGTATGGAAAATGCGGGTTGCTTGATGActctattcgagtatttgatgagaTTGAAAATGCAACTGAATTTGCATGGAATTCAATGTTAAGTGTGTTTGCTCAGCATGGTTTAGGAAAAGATGCTATTCAACTATTTAACAGGATGAAGAACGAAGGAGTGGAACCAAATGCGATAACGTTTGTCAGTCTTCTAAGAGGCTGTAGTCATTCTGGTTTAGTGGAGGACGGGTTAAGCTTTTTTAAAGCTATGGAGAAGACTTTTGGAGTCATGCCTAGAGAAGAGCATTATTCTTGTGTTATTGACTTACTTGGTCGTGCCGGACAGCTTAAAGAAGCTGAAGATTTTATAAACAAGATGCCATTTGAACCAAATGCTTTTGGATGGTGTTCTTTCCTTGGAGCTTGCAAAATCCATGGTGATAAAGAAAGAGGTAAACTTGCAGCTGAAAAATTGATGCAACTTGAACCCGAAAATAGTGGAGCTCCTGTTTTGCTTTCAAATATTTATGCTAAGGAGCAACAATGGGAAGATGTGAGAACATTGAGGAAGATGATGCAAGATTTTAATGTTAAGAAACTACCAGGTTATAGCTGGGTTGATGTTGGAAACAAAACCCATATTTTTGGTGTTGAAGACTGGTCTCATCCTCAAATGAAAGCAATTTATGATAAGCTTGATGCTCTTTCAGGTCAGATAAAGGCGGCCGGATATGTCCCTTCCACAGATTCCATTCCCTTAGATGTGGATGTTAGCGTTAAAGAGAAGATACTTCAACATCACAGTGAGAGACTTGCCATTGCATTTGCACTAATAAGCATTCCAAGTGGGAAGCCAATTATTGTAAAGAAAAATTTAAGGGTCTGCTCGGATTGTCACTCTGCAATTAAGTACATATCAAAGTTGATTGGAAGAAAAATTATTGTCAGGGACAATAGTAGATTCCATCATTTCTCAAATGGCTTGTGTTCTTGTGGAGATTTTTGGTAA
- the LOC107925681 gene encoding zinc finger A20 and AN1 domain-containing stress-associated protein 6 — MAEEHRCQAPEGHRLCVNNCGFLGSPATMNLCSKCYRDFRLKEQQQASSAKSSISTSPSSSSTAVESVSQVPLLTLPEVKGVPLVVSAVAISPVAEQKPQQQQQQQQQQQQQQQQPTRCTVCKKRVGLTGFKCKCGITFCGSHRYPENHGCTFDFKKIGREKIARANPVVKAEKIVRI, encoded by the coding sequence atGGCGGAGGAACATAGATGCCAAGCGCCGGAAGGTCACCGTCTTTGTGTTAATAACTGTGGTTTCTTAGGAAGTCCGGCGACGATGAATCTTTGTTCTAAATGTTACAGAGATTTCCGACTTAAAGAACAACAACAAGCTTCTTCGGCTAAATCGTCTATCTCTACCTCTCCTTCATCTTCGTCAACGGCAGTCGAATCTGTTTCTCAGGTACCTCTCCTGACTCTCCCTGAAGTCAAAGGAGTTCCGCTGGTTGTTTCGGCTGTCGCGATCTCTCCGGTGGCGGAACAGAAACCACAACAGCAACAGCAACAGcaacagcaacaacaacaacaacaacagcaacCGACTCGGTGCACTGTTTGCAAGAAACGGGTCGGGTTGACCGGATTCAAGTGCAAGTGCGGGATTACGTTTTGCGGGTCACACAGGTACCCGGAAAATCATGGATGCACGTTCGATTTCAAGAAGATTGGGCGAGAGAAGATTGCACGTGCCAATCCCGTGGTCAAAGCAGAGAAGATCGTGAGGATttga
- the LOC107925599 gene encoding LOW QUALITY PROTEIN: purple acid phosphatase 22-like (The sequence of the model RefSeq protein was modified relative to this genomic sequence to represent the inferred CDS: inserted 2 bases in 1 codon), with the protein MRVTWITEDKDVPSIVEYGKISEKYNNIIEGDSTLYRYFFYSSEKIHHVKIGPLEPSTMYYYKCGGYGPEFSFKTPPSTFPIEFVVVGDLGQTEWTRSTLAHVDSKDYDVFLLPGDLSYANTHQKLWDSFGRLVEQYANRRPWMTTEGNHEIEFFPWIPRHTFKAYNARWLMPYKESGSTSNLYYSFNVAGSHIVMLGSYTDFKEGSDQYKWVEADLGKVDRTMTPXVVVHVPWYNTNSAHKGEGESMRKAKEELLYKARVDIVFAGHVHAYERFTRIYDKKPNPCGPVYTTIGDGGNREGLALK; encoded by the exons ATGAGGGTGACTTGGATAACAGAAGATAAAGACGTGCCATCAATAGTGGAATATGGGAAGATTTCTGAGAAATACAATAATATTATTGAGGGAGATAGTACTCTATATCGATACTTCTTTTACAGTTCAGAAAAAATACATCATGTTAAGATTGGACCATTGGAGCCATCAACAATGTATTACTATAAGTGTGGTGGATATGGTCCTGAGTTTTCCTTCAAGACACCTCCTTCAACTTTTCCTATTGAATTTGTTGTGGTTG GCGATCTTGGACAAACTGAATGGACAAGATCAACTTTAGCACATGTCGATAGCAAAGACTACGATGTGTTTCTATTACCAGGCGATCTGTCATATGCCAATACACACCAAAAACTATGGGATTCATTCGGCCGCCTGGTGGAGCAATATGCCAACCGTCGCCCTTGGATGACAACAGAAGGGAACCACGAGATTGAGTTCTTCCCTTGGATCCCTCGTCACACTTTTAAAGCCTATAATGCTCGTTGGCTAATGCCATACAAGGAAAGTGGATCCACCTCCAATTTATATTATTCTTTCAACGTTGCCGGTTCACATATCGTGATGTTGGGGTCTTATACAGATTTTAAGGAGGGTTCTGATCAGTACAAGTGGGTGGAAGCGGATTTGGGTAAGGTTGATCGGACGATGACGCC GGTGGTGGTGCATGTGCCATGGTATAATACTAATTCGGCACATAAAGGTGAAGGGGAAAGCATGAGGAAAGCAAAGGAAGAATTGTTGTATAAAGCACGAGTTGATATTGTTTTCGCTGGACATGTTCATGCATATGAACGATTT ACCAGGATTTATGACAAGAAGCCTAACCCATGTGGCCCGGTTTACACAACCATAGGCGATGGAGGAAACCGAGAAGGGCTGGCATTAAAGTAA
- the LOC107925684 gene encoding protein YIPF5 homolog, producing MAKEFTVPPVVFPSGGGVNPSVGNINQRRVPTAPFQPSRPPSSSSALPFMSFDMGSATSSSVSLGGSISSSAATGSASFEDEEPLLDELGIHPDQIWYKTRSILNPLRVNPTAHKDSDLSGPIFLYLSLCLFQLLAGKIQFGVILGWIVVSSIFLYVVFNMLAGRNGNLDLHTCTSVVGYCMLPVVIFSAASLFIPQGTSVARYAVAGIFVVWATRACTNLMVALADGGEEHRGLISYACFLIYTLFSLLVIF from the coding sequence ATGGCCAAAGAATTCACGGTGCCGCCGGTGGTCTTCCCCTCCGGCGGCGGAGTCAACCCTTCCGTCGGAAACATCAACCAACGCCGGGTACCCACTGCGCCATTCCAACCCTCACGCCCTCCTTCCTCCTCTTCCGCTTTACCCTTCATGTCTTTTGATATGGGTTCGGCCACATCGTCGTCGGTATCCTTAGGCGGTTCAATCTCCTCCTCCGCAGCAACCGGATCCGCTTCATTCGAAGACGAAGAGCCCCTTCTCGATGAACTCGGTATCCACCCGGATCAAATCTGGTACAAGACCAGATCCATCCTCAACCCTCTCCGGGTGAATCCGACGGCCCATAAAGACTCCGACTTATCAGGCCCTATCTTTCTCTACTTATCCCTCTGCTTATTCCAACTCCTCGCTGGCAAGATCCAATTCGGCGTCATCCTTGGCTGGATCGTCGTCTCCTCGATTTTCCTCTATGTCGTTTTCAATATGTTAGCGGGTCGCAACGGCAACCTAGATCTTCATACGTGTACGAGCGTGGTTGGTTATTGTATGTTACCGGTGGTGATCTTCTCTGCAGCATCGCTTTTTATTCCCCAGGGGACTAGCGTTGCTAGGTACGCCGTGGCGGGGATTTTCGTTGTTTGGGCCACTAGGGCTTGCACCAATTTAATGGTGGCACTTGCTGATGGAGGTGAAGAACATCGCGGCCTTATATCGTACGCTTGTTTCTTAATCTACACTTTGTTTTCGCttcttgttatattttaa